GCCACTGCGGGATTAGAATCAGGCAAATATAAACCCAGTACAATTCTTCCTACCTATGCTTATTTAAGAGTTGGTGGCACAGCCTTTGGAGAATGGAATCGATCAGGATTTGGCCCCATGGGTTTCGTTAGGGCAATGGCTTGGAGTAGTAATACTTTTTTTGGACAAATTGGCAATGGAGTGGGAGGAGAAACCCTAATTGAGTGGGCAAGAAAATATGGCTTTGGCAGTAAGACAGGTATTGAATTAGAAGAAGATACCCCCGGTTTAATTGCTGACAGTCAGTGGAAAAAGGAAAGATTTAATTGGGAATGGACTGTAGGCGATACAGTTAATATGTCTATCGGACAAGGTTTTACCCTCGCAACACCCTTACAAGTAGCAGTTATGTTTGCTGTTCCTGCCAATGGGGGTAATCTTGTAGTACCTCACCTGCGTCAAGATCCTTCCTACCTTGAAAAACGTAAATCCCTAGACTTAAAGCCTGAAACCTTAAAAACCCTTAGAGAAGGTTTAAGAGCCGTCGTTACGAACGGTACAGGGGGTAAAGCGGCAGTAGATGGAGTGGCAGTAGCAGGAAAAAGTGGTACAGCCGAAGCACCACCGGGAAAATCTCATGCTTGGTTTGGAGCATTTGCTCCCTATGAGAACCCTGAAATAGTTGTGGTTGCCTTTGTTGAGCATTCAGGAGGTGGAGGCGGTTCAACCGCAGGTCCCATTGTACAGAAAGTTTTAACGGCTTATTTTGCTCAGAAAAAATGATTGGAACCGCAGAAGGGAGTGTCAGAGTCGGAGGCAATTCTCTGAAATCATCCCTTCAACTTCTGAAAACTTAAAACAACACCTTTTGACGACGGGCGAACAATTTACGAGTGTTAACGTTATGGGTTACTTCAGACAGAGGAAGAGAACGGAAATTTTTGCCAAAACTATCTACCTGATAAACAGTATTCGTGTTTAAATCTAAGGCACTTAGCCATCCTTGCTCATGATGATAAACTCCTGTATCTATGCCGAGCCATCCTTCTCCTTTGGCAATTTGACCCGGTTTTAGTCCGTTAAAGGTAAAGGTTATGGTGTGACCAATGATGATTGTTTTATCTTGAAAATAGGGCTTTTCACTACTGTGAAATTCTGAGCGAATCCAACAAAATTGATCTGGGGATTGTTGAGTAATATTTAAACGGGGGTCAACTCCAGCATGAACTAACCAATAATCTCCTAAGTCAAAGAAGAAGGGAAGACTTTTCATCCAGTCTATATGTTCAGCCGAAGGCATTTTATGACCATAACTCATTACAGTGGCGTTGCCTCCATTTTGTAACCACGATTGGAAGGCTTGATGATTAAGTTTTCCGTTTCCTAACGCATCGAGTAACATAATTTCGTGATTACCAAGGATGCAATGGTAGTCATTTTTCATGACAAATTCTACCACCTGAGAACTTTCAGGACCACGATCAATTAAATCTCCTAAAAAATAAACTTGATCCTCGCTTAGGGGAGCAATGTGATTAAACAAGGAACATAATGCTTCGTAGTGACCATGAACATCTCCGATAACCAATCTTTTATTACTCATTCTATTTATTTAAGATATTTATGTTTACTAATAGAAATATATAAGTTTTTATCCTAGTCTAACTAAATTTATTTTATTATGGGTAGGCTGGTTATTTTTTGATTGCTTACAAATTCGTGTTTAGTTTCACTAAAATTAACTTACTTTGTCAACCCACTCAGTCTGCATGGTTAGAACAGGCTTTGGATAACCTTGATCTCATTTTACTTGATCATTCTCATTGTGAACGCAAAGCGGCGGGGGTGGCGGTGAATTTTTTATTTCGCTATCCTGCCCATGAGGATTTAGTTTATCAGTTAACAGCGATCGCACAGGAGGAGTTAGAACATTTTGAGCAGGTAAATCAATGGTTAAAGAGAAAAAATATTCCTCTTGCTCCCTTAAAACCTTCTCCTTATGGTGCTACTTTGAAACAGGCTATTAAAAAACAAGAACCTCACAGACTTTTAGATTCTCTGCTTGTCTCTGCTTTAATTGAAGCGCGATCGCATGAAAGATTAGGATTACTTGCCCAACATTGCCCTGATTTAGAGTTAGCAAAGTTTTACCGAGGGTTAATGGCTTCTGAAGCTAGACATTATGGCATTTACTGGGTATTGGCTACTCAATACTTCGATCGCACCATTGTTGATTTACGCCTATCTGAATTGGCACAACTAGAAAGTGATACTTTAAGTAACCTTCATCCTGAACCGAGAATTCATAGTTAATAAAGGCAAAAGGCAAGGGGTAAACCCCCCTTTATCCCCCCTAAATAGGAGCGGGGCTGTTTCATTTTCAAATTTTAAAAGAAAAATAAAGGCGATCGCCTAATAAAATAAGAGGGTTTCCCCAAATCCCCTACCACCAGCAGACAACTTCACATTGAACTCAAGTGAAGTTAAGAGTTTGAGAAAATTCGTTCACTTAAAAAATCTTCCACCAAAGACGACTACCATCAGGAAACGTTGTATTTCGATTTACCTTTGCAGATTTTAATTGTTGCTGATTAATTTTGGCATTTTTTAAGTTTGCCCCCGAAAAATTAGCGTTAGTCACATTGGCATTAGTGAAGTCGGCACTGCCTAAATTTGCCCCTGTAAAGTCAACGTTTTCAAGGTTGCTTTTGGAAAAATAAGCCTGAAACAAATTGGCATTAATAAAATTAGCATTCGTCAAATCGGCAGAGTAAAAATTGGCTTGAGATAAACTACTCTCTTTAAAATTAACCCCTTGTAATTGAGAATAGCGAAAAATACATTTAATTAATTTGCTTCCTTGTAGATTGAGGTTTTGCAACTCTTGGTCACTAAAGTCTTTTTTGCCGTTGTTGTGAGCATTAAAAAATCTTTCCTCATTCCATTTTAATAACATTTTCTTGGGGCGATCGCTTTTTGTTTTTCGTTTTTGGATTGCCTGTCTTAATTGTTGGGCAGGAGACATGGTTTTACTAATATCACCAACGGTAATTTCCGTTTCAGACAAAGAAGAAATATTTGCTCCAACGCTAGATACAGGAGTAGGAATACTTAACATATTACCTTCAAGGGATTCTACGTCAAGGGCAATAATCACATCGTCCACACTTTTGTAACGATCTCTAGCATTAATAGCCAACATTTTTTCTAAAATCTTAACCATTTTGTCACTCAGAGAAACTTCCTGTTGCCATAATAATTCACCGTTATCCGAGTCGATGGGAAAATTTTTCGGTGATTTCCCTGTTAACAAATAAAGGCACGTTGCTCCCAAAGCATATATATCACTAGAGTATATTGGACGCATGGCTAGTTGTTCGGGGGGGGCGTAACCCATTGTACCCACAGATAATTTAGTTAATGCCGTTTGTCCAAAGGTTTTCGCCAATTTGGTATTAACTTCATCTTTCACCGCACCAAAATCAATTAAGATTAGTTTCCCATCTTTTTTGCGACGTAAGATGTTTGCAGGTTTAATATCACGATGAATGATTTTTTGGGAATGGATATATTTTAAAACAGGGGTAATTTCTAGGAGAAATCTTCGTAAAGCTAACTCTCCATAAACTCCTTCATATTTTATTTCTCGTTGTAAATTTTGACCATTAACTAATTCTTGAATTAGATAAAATTGTCCTTGATCTTCAAAATAGTCTAATAATTTTGGTATTTGATGATGATTAATCTGACCTAAAATTTTCGCCTCTCTTTCAAACAAATTAATTGCCGTTTTAACCGCTTGGGGGTCATCTGCATTGGGGCGTAATTGTTTTATAACACACAAAGGATTTTCAGTTACAGTTAAATCTACTCCAATAAAAGTCGCACCGAATCCTCCTTTTCCTAAAACTTTAATGGCACGATAACGATTGTTTAAAATCAGATTTGCACCGCAGGTATAACATTGTTTTAGTTTAGGATGATTTTTCGGCTGGGAGCAATTAGGATTTAGACAATAACTAATAATCATGGGTGTATAAAAGTCAGTGGGTTTAGCTTCGATGGAGGCTTATAACATTAAAGATAACTTGATTTTCGACAATTTGTTTATAGTATTGAGTATCAGGAGATTAAACAATCAGAGACTAACTACTGGCATTTTCTTTCGTCAGTTTTGGTTTGAGATAAAGATTTTCTAATACCACCCCTGCCCCTGCTACCCAAGGAGGAACTATTAATGCTCCAATAATACCCAAAACTTGCACCCCACCCAACACTGCTAAGAGTTGGTATAAAGGCTCAATTTCCACACTTGAACCTACTAATAAAGGATCTAGTACATAAGTCTCTACATTTTGAATAATAACAAATAAGAGTAGAACCCACCAAAAAGTTAACCCCCCTTGGGCGATCGCAACTATTAAGGCAGGGATAGAGCCAATAACAGGACCAAAAAAAGGAATA
This is a stretch of genomic DNA from Cyanobacterium aponinum PCC 10605. It encodes these proteins:
- a CDS encoding metallophosphoesterase family protein, giving the protein MSNKRLVIGDVHGHYEALCSLFNHIAPLSEDQVYFLGDLIDRGPESSQVVEFVMKNDYHCILGNHEIMLLDALGNGKLNHQAFQSWLQNGGNATVMSYGHKMPSAEHIDWMKSLPFFFDLGDYWLVHAGVDPRLNITQQSPDQFCWIRSEFHSSEKPYFQDKTIIIGHTITFTFNGLKPGQIAKGEGWLGIDTGVYHHEQGWLSALDLNTNTVYQVDSFGKNFRSLPLSEVTHNVNTRKLFARRQKVLF
- a CDS encoding tRNA-(ms[2]io[6]A)-hydroxylase, whose product is MFSFTKINLLCQPTQSAWLEQALDNLDLILLDHSHCERKAAGVAVNFLFRYPAHEDLVYQLTAIAQEELEHFEQVNQWLKRKNIPLAPLKPSPYGATLKQAIKKQEPHRLLDSLLVSALIEARSHERLGLLAQHCPDLELAKFYRGLMASEARHYGIYWVLATQYFDRTIVDLRLSELAQLESDTLSNLHPEPRIHS
- a CDS encoding serine/threonine-protein kinase, which gives rise to MIISYCLNPNCSQPKNHPKLKQCYTCGANLILNNRYRAIKVLGKGGFGATFIGVDLTVTENPLCVIKQLRPNADDPQAVKTAINLFEREAKILGQINHHQIPKLLDYFEDQGQFYLIQELVNGQNLQREIKYEGVYGELALRRFLLEITPVLKYIHSQKIIHRDIKPANILRRKKDGKLILIDFGAVKDEVNTKLAKTFGQTALTKLSVGTMGYAPPEQLAMRPIYSSDIYALGATCLYLLTGKSPKNFPIDSDNGELLWQQEVSLSDKMVKILEKMLAINARDRYKSVDDVIIALDVESLEGNMLSIPTPVSSVGANISSLSETEITVGDISKTMSPAQQLRQAIQKRKTKSDRPKKMLLKWNEERFFNAHNNGKKDFSDQELQNLNLQGSKLIKCIFRYSQLQGVNFKESSLSQANFYSADLTNANFINANLFQAYFSKSNLENVDFTGANLGSADFTNANVTNANFSGANLKNAKINQQQLKSAKVNRNTTFPDGSRLWWKIF